The genome window ATCAGTAATTGGGATATCACAATCGATGTCACCAAGGTGTAAAACGACCTCTTTGGCAGCCTCTATGGGTAGTGCGATGTATAAAAGGTCTAAATTGTGTTTTAATAGGTCATCTATTTCTAAGCAGACATCTTCAAAGATACCAGAGTTTTTGGCCAATGAGATGGTTTTTTCATCCAGATCTAAGCCGAAAATGTTATGGTCTTTTAGTTTAAAAGCTTTTGAAAATGAGCCCCCAATTAAACCTAAACCTATAATGCCTATGTTTAATCTTTTCAATCTCTACTCTTCAATATGTTTTTCTAATGTGGCAGCAATGACTTTAACCCTTTTCATCAAAAGATCAAAATCATCTGGAAGTATCGATTGATCCCCATCACTTAGCGCCTCTTCTGGGCAGTGGTGTACCTCCACCATAAGCCCATCAGCGCCAGCAGCAATAGCTGCTTGTGCCATTGGTAGTATGCAATCTGCTCTACCTGTTCCGTGACTGGGATCAGCTATAATGGGCAAATGGGACATGCTTCTAATAACTGGAATAGCTGAAAGATCAAGTATGTTTCTCGTTTCTGTGTCGAAGCTTCTGATCCCCCTTTCACATAGAATGATATCACTGTTACCCTCTGAAGCAATATATTCTGCAGCCATGAGAAATTCCTTTATTGTTGCTGATAGGCCCCTTTTTAAAAGTACGGGGATTTTGGCTTTGCCAATCTCTTTTAATAATCTAAAATTTTGCATATTTCTTGCACCAATTTGGGCGATATCGGTGTACTTTAAAACCAGATCGATGTCTCTTGGGTCCATCACCTCTGTGACGACAAGCATACCAAATGCATCTGCAGCTTCTCTAAGATACTTAAGCCCCTCTTCCCCTAATCCTTGGAAAGCGTAGGGTGAAGTGCGGGGTTTGAAGGCACCCCCTCTGAGTATTCTTGCTCCAGCTTTATAGACCCTTTCTGCGATATAGAATAACATATCCCTACTTTCAACAGAACAGGGACCAGCCATTACAGCTATATGTTTCCCACCTATTTTTATTCCCTTAATATTGAGGACTGTGGGCTCTTTTTTGAAATCTTTACTGACCAGCTTAAATGGTTTTAGTATTGGTACTACCTTTTCAACACCTGGGAATGTGGAAAGGGGTTTGTCTCTTAAGGCTCTTTCGTCTCCAATGGCACCGATTATTGTTCTTTCACCGGCGTTTGAAAGGTATGTTTTAAAACCATACTGTTCAAGCTTCTGGAGTATATGATCAATCTCTATCTCAGTTACGTCAGGTTTAAGCACTATTATCATTTATTGAGCACCTTTTTGAGCTTATTGATAAAAATTTCATTTTCTTGGGGTGTCCCTATGGATACCCTAACATACTCTTTTAAAAATGGACCTAAAAATCTTACAATTACACCCTCTTTTAATAACTTTTCAAATACATCTTTGCCGTCACCTACATTTACCAAGATGAAGTTTGCCTGTGTTTCGATAAAATCAAGCCCCATCTCCTTGAACTGTTTGTATAGATATGCTTTGCCTTCTCGGTTTACTTTTATAGAGTTTCTGACAAAGTCTTTATCCTCAAGTGCCGCTATCGCAGCAATTTGGGCAACCATATTTACATTGAAAGGTTGTCTAACTCTGTTTAGCATATCAATACAATCGGGATGACCGAAAGCGTAGCCTATTCTAAAACCTGCAAGGCCATAAGCCTTAGAAAAGGTACGCATACTCAATAGATTATGATACTTATCCATTAGTTTTAAACTGTTTGGATAATCAGGTGCATCCACATATTCTATGTATGCTTCATCAAGTACTACGATCGTTTCCTTTGGTACAAATTCTAGAAAATCAATTAACTCCTCTTCTGGAAAATAAACCCCTGTTGGGTTGTTGGGGTTTGCTAAAAACACTATTCTTGTTGTTTCTTCAACAGCTTCTTTAATTTTAGAAAAGTCTATTTTAAATCGTTCCCCTGTTGGGACCCATTTGCAGAAATTACCATTTGCTTGGGCTATTATACCATATACTGAAAAGGATGGAGCATAGGATAAAACGTGTTCACCTGGTTTTACAAAGGTTCTAATGGCAAGCTCGATTATCTCATTTGAGCCAGTACCAAATATAATCCTTTCTGGTGCGACATTAAGAAATCTGCTCAGCTCCTGTCTAAGGTAGAAGGCATCCCCTAACGGGTATCTGTTCATCTCATGAAGAGCTTCAGTGACTGCCTTTATAACTTTATCTGAAACCCCTAATGGGTTTTCATTTGAAGCGAGTTTTATAGCTTCTTTTATACCGAGCTCCCTCTCAAGCTCTTTTATTGGTTTACCGGGCTGGTATGGTATTAGAGAACTGATTTTGTCTCCTGCTAATTTTTTGTAGTCTATCATTTAACCCCCTTTGGATATGATCCTAATATTTTCATAAAAGATACGTTTTCAGAGAATTTTTCAAGAGCTTTTTTTATCTTTTCTGTTTTGCAGTGACCATCTATATCAACGTAAAAAATATATTCCCATGCCTTTAATTTAGATGGCCTTGATTCTATTTTTGTCATATTGATCTCTTCTTCGGCAAAGGATTTTAGCGCCTGAAATAGGGATCCAGCTTTGTGGGTGACGCTAAAAAGAATAGATGTTTTATCGTTTCCTGTTGGTTCTGGCTCAAAGTTACCAATGACAAGAAATCTGGTGAAGTTGTTTGTCATATCTTCGATATTTCTATAGATGATCTTAAGGTTGTATTGCATCTCTGCCATTTCTGATGAGATGGCTGCTATTGTTTCATCTGAGGCAGCAATCTCCGCTGCTTTTGCAGTGGA of Calditerrivibrio sp. contains these proteins:
- the hisC gene encoding histidinol-phosphate transaminase, which codes for MIDYKKLAGDKISSLIPYQPGKPIKELERELGIKEAIKLASNENPLGVSDKVIKAVTEALHEMNRYPLGDAFYLRQELSRFLNVAPERIIFGTGSNEIIELAIRTFVKPGEHVLSYAPSFSVYGIIAQANGNFCKWVPTGERFKIDFSKIKEAVEETTRIVFLANPNNPTGVYFPEEELIDFLEFVPKETIVVLDEAYIEYVDAPDYPNSLKLMDKYHNLLSMRTFSKAYGLAGFRIGYAFGHPDCIDMLNRVRQPFNVNMVAQIAAIAALEDKDFVRNSIKVNREGKAYLYKQFKEMGLDFIETQANFILVNVGDGKDVFEKLLKEGVIVRFLGPFLKEYVRVSIGTPQENEIFINKLKKVLNK
- the aroF gene encoding 3-deoxy-7-phosphoheptulonate synthase, coding for MIIVLKPDVTEIEIDHILQKLEQYGFKTYLSNAGERTIIGAIGDERALRDKPLSTFPGVEKVVPILKPFKLVSKDFKKEPTVLNIKGIKIGGKHIAVMAGPCSVESRDMLFYIAERVYKAGARILRGGAFKPRTSPYAFQGLGEEGLKYLREAADAFGMLVVTEVMDPRDIDLVLKYTDIAQIGARNMQNFRLLKEIGKAKIPVLLKRGLSATIKEFLMAAEYIASEGNSDIILCERGIRSFDTETRNILDLSAIPVIRSMSHLPIIADPSHGTGRADCILPMAQAAIAAGADGLMVEVHHCPEEALSDGDQSILPDDFDLLMKRVKVIAATLEKHIEE